The sequence below is a genomic window from Chloroflexota bacterium.
AATCGCAAAGGGTATTCGGGCATGCAGTTGAACGATCTCTATAAGGAAATCATCCTCGACCACTATCAGAGCCCGCACAATCGGGGCAGGCCGCCGCATGCCCACATTGAAGCCGAGGGCAGCAATCCGCTATGCGGAGACGAGATAGAGGTCTACGTCTTGCTCGATGGCGATCGCTTGAAAGAGTTGCGATTCGACGGCGCCGGGTGCGCGATCAGCCTAGCGGCGGCATCAATGATGAGCGAGGTGCTGGAGGGAAAGTCTAAGGAAGAGGCCGGCATCATTAGTGATCTCTTCACGGCCTTGATGCATGGCGAAGACGTTTCGCTGCCCGAAGAGATG
It includes:
- a CDS encoding SUF system NifU family Fe-S cluster assembly protein, producing the protein MQLNDLYKEIILDHYQSPHNRGRPPHAHIEAEGSNPLCGDEIEVYVLLDGDRLKELRFDGAGCAISLAAASMMSEVLEGKSKEEAGIISDLFTALMHGEDVSLPEEMEDLESLKGVANFPLRVKCALLPWTTLAHGLANENAGRRVSIEVE